The Mya arenaria isolate MELC-2E11 chromosome 16, ASM2691426v1 genome includes a window with the following:
- the LOC128221743 gene encoding uncharacterized protein LOC128221743, whose amino-acid sequence MKNELVYMKSQSMRNNLIFGGIEEGPEEKQADTEVKFREFLKSKLNLAQELVTAMKIERAHRIGAHNQNGGNPRPRNIVCKFTEFKDRETARKQGRQLKGTTFFISEQFPAEIMEARRRLLPKLNAAKQAGKRTWLVYDTLYVNGSPVTSD is encoded by the coding sequence ATGAAAAACGAGTTGGTTTATATGAAATCTCAAAGCATGAGAAACAATCTGATCTTTGGTGGAATAGAAGAGGGTCCGGAGGAAAAACAAGCTGACACAGAGGTCAAGTTTCGTGAATTTCTAAAATCTAAACTAAATCTGGCACAGGAACTGGTTACTGCAATGAAGATTGAACGTGCTCATCGTATTGGTGCTCATAACCAGAATGGGGGTAATCCACGTCCTCGCAACATTGTGTGCAAATTCACCGAATTCAAGGATCGCGAAACGGCCCGAAAGCAAGGTCGGCAGCTGAAAGGCACAACCTTCTTCATAAGTGAGCAGTTCCCTGCTGAAATCATGGAAGCACGACGGAGGCTTCTACCTAAACTAAATGCGGCCAAGCAAGCCGGAAAACGGACCTGGCTAGTGTATGACACGCTTTACGTTAATGGGAGCCCGGTAACATCTGATTAG